The following nucleotide sequence is from Corylus avellana chromosome ca7, CavTom2PMs-1.0.
TTATTTCCCTTCGCTATTCCCTTGTCCTTGTGGAGTGTAAGCTACAAACAATgtgaaaaacataaattttacACAAACGCACCAATTGCTTCACCACCTCCCTTGGCCCATATAGTTGATGGAGATCTAGGTTGTATTAGTACCATGCTAGTCAGAAGTGCTTACAAATTTATTCAATTGCAAAGTTGAAGTGATCAGTTTGTGTTGTTAGCAATCAAGAGTGTTTTAATGTGGCAAGCATTTtcataagaaataaaaagagaaacaagaaatggagtggaaaaatgatttattttgtaGGTTGAATAAAAAGTTTGTAAAATATGAGCTACATCTGACACTATTTAATGCAGATAAGTTTTCCGGATCTTGATAATTATGATCCTGAACTTGCTTGGCCCTTGATCCTGGACAATTTTGTTGAATGGATTCAAGCAAAGCAGAGCTAGTTGATATCTTGTGGTCAGCTTGATTTTCTGCTGTAAACCATGGTTATTGTCGAAGTAAGTATTATTAAAATTCCCTTCCCTAATGTTTTCATGATAATTTTAAAGTGTTTCACTTTTTGATTAAGTTCTCTGTTATTTATCTGTTCGCAGGACCACTCAGACTACACACATCAAATGCCTcaggatttttaattttattttcttgattttctttcaaACATAAAAAGCATGCTCAATGTCCTCACCCTCGGAAGTTACCTGTTTGTGCTGTGGATAATTCTTGAGAAAGTCTTGATATATTTATTGTCCACTGATCTTGCGactcattaaaaatttaatactatTTACTGTTTAACTAACTTCTATATATAAGTTATTTCTACTGATCTTTTATATTGGCTTACATTATTCTCTTTTGCTTCGAGgagttgaaaattaaaaattattttcttagaTAGCATTTTTAAGCAACTTCTTCAATTATTATGGTCGTTTTCTGGTAGTTGtttcaattgaaattttatactaGGGCGTGTTTAGCAAAGGGCTTGAAAAAGGAAGTGGACCAGAACTgtaacagatttgattgatgtgaaagtaaaaagtaagaatgttttgtataaaaagtaaaaaaatttgttttgtagtgatttttttatttgaatagtaataaaaagtgattgatgtgatgtaaaaagtaaaaatgttatggttgattttgaGAGAGTTTTTGGGTCCGGTCCGATCTActtctttgccaaacacagccgaTGATGTTCTTACCTTTCATCTAGATGAGTTTAAATGACCTTCAATGGGTTTTATTCTCTGAACGACTATAGTAGTATTGTTGTTGGTGTGGTGCACTGGGGGTTGATCTTTGTCATCTTCAATCAATTGACATTTCATCTGGACGAGTTTAAATGACCTTCAATGGGTTTTATTCTCTGAACGACTATAGTAGTATTGTTGTTGGTGTGGTGCACTGGGGGTTGATCTTTGTCATCTTCAATCAATTGACAGATCTTTGTTTTGCAGTTCTGGTACAACAGCCTTGTGCAGCCATTATTTTCCTCCCACTGCCTTTTGCTTTTTATCAGGTGCTCAAATATCATTGTGGCTTTTACAGAAAGATAGATCTATCAATTATTGCTACCCCATTATTCTCACCTGTCTTAATCAATGATGCGAGGTGCTACCTTTCCATGTTTTTTCTGAAAGATGtataccttttattttattttattttgtcctAAATATAAGGAATAGAAGTACTTGTTGAATCCTATTCCTGCTTAACGTTCCTATTGGAAACTCTCTCGCGTAGGTGTAAGGCATGAAACTGAGAGTTCTCACAAAAACAGTGTTGAATGAATAAACGAGAGGAGACCTTACATGACATGGTTGAAAGAGTTTAAAGAGGTAAGAGGGAGATTAATAAGGAACCATGTGGTAATAGAAAGGCAATGGatagttacttataaaaaataataataataataaaaaaaaaacaaaagaaaaaagaaaggcaatggatagttacttatcaaaaacaaaagaaaaaaagaaaggcaatGGATAGGTACtagtcaaaaacaaaagaaagaagaaaggcaATGGATAGTTGGACTCGGAGATAAAAAGTACAGTGAGAACAGATCTTGTGCATTAAATTGGAGCATCGGGGTAAGGTTGAACAGCAACACCAACCTCTGTTCTTCCCTCCAATGCCCCCTTGCACAGCGCGTGCAGCCCACACTTTGTCACGGCACGCATGGTTTATGCGCACCAATGCCATTTTTTAGTTTCTTACGGCAGATACTTGGCTTTCCTCTACCTCTTCCTCCGAATCTCCTTAATTAGTTCTTCTTTTAACCGATAGAGACTCCCATATCTAGTTGCAATGTCCTTTTAGCATTCTCCACTAGGTAGCTCCCTTGTCGGACATTGTGGTGTTGCTCCTCTTCAACAACTCCAGTCTAGTCATTATCAGTCCTCCCAGTTGTGGCTTCAACCTCCCTTGCAATTGCAGTATGTGTCTCTTTCAGGCATCTTATCCATTGGGCTGCCTAAAACCATTGATTCTGGTGGCCTCTTTCTTGGTTGGACTATGTATCAAAAATTTATTGCACCGGGTAATTTATTTGGCACATTCCTAGATATTGTTAGGTTGTACTTTGCACTGTAATGTTTGTACTAGGATCTTTCTTGGGGCGCTCTGCCTCCTTTCGTATTTTTCTTCATGTATTTGAGATGAAAGCTGAGTTTTGGTTTACTTTTGCCCTTCATAATTTAGATGTCATATGGCATGTGTTGGGCAATAAACTCTTACTATTGACATTATGAACTTTGatttaatttaatcattactaTCAACCAAATAAATGATTCAGTAAGAATTTGGCAATAAATTCTCTGTCCAATAAATGTTGGCAACATTTATTATTAAGTTGTTAAGGTGTCATCACCATTGGCATTATGAACTTGGTAAGGAGTCACTTGCCTCGACCTCTAGCGAGGAATCTTTAAAATCAATGATTGGTTTTTCGATATTACTTCAATCTCCAAGTCTTCCTTCAACGTCATCATTTTAAAAGGACtaagttaaaatatataagTTTTCTGAAAAATGCtagggagtcaaacaaatgaactcaaattttttttcaaactgatgtgacaaaagtttttaaatttttttttaaaaagcaattatCTCTCCATTGTCTGCCACgtctgtttgaaatttttttttggttcatttgTTTGTCTCTCTAATACTCTTCAagttttcttattcttttctaGGAACTAGAATGCTGaaattaaaaatgtaacttCCTTTATCTTAAACCCTAGTTTAACCCCGTAGGTTAGCCAAAGGCGATGGACTTAAATGTCCAAACTCGATTAATTGGGCCTAAGATAACTTAATATAATGGATGAAAGACCTATAAATgagtaagaaaaattttaaattctaattttatttacCAAGACTTGCATGGTTCAATGGTTTACCAAGTGACATGTATGGCACGAGTTCAAATCTCTACAAGGTTTAAATTACCTAACTTTGTAACTGTTAAATATATTATGTagagcggaagaaagagagagacggGAATTTTTCTGATAGGGGATCAGAGTGGTTTTCCTTGGAGATGTAAAATTCGCCCGCCGGGTTTTATCAATTTGCAAATTCTTCCTCAGTTAGTTAAAAGAATGAAATTGGCTGATATTATGACAATACTAGGTAGCATAGATATCATTATGGGAGAAGTTGATCGTTGAAATGATAATTGATACAACGGAAATACAAGATATCAATTCTTTTTACAGAGTGGAATCCTTAAAAGAGGTCTATGGAATTATATGGGTGCTTGTTCCTATTTTGACTCTTGTATTGGGAATCACAATAGGCGTACTAGTAATTGTATGGTTAGAAAGAGAAATATCCGCAGGGCTGCAACAACGTATTGGACCCGAATACGCCGGTCCTTTGGGAGTTCTTCAAGCTCTAGCATATGGGACAAAACTACTTTTCAAAGAGAATCTTCTTCCATCTAGAGGAGATACTCGTTTATTCAGTATCGGACCATCCATAGCAGTCATATCAATTCTACTAAGTTATTCAGTAATTCCTTTTGACTATCGCCTTGTTTTATCCGATCTCAATATCGGGGTTTTTTTATGGATTGCGGTTTCAAGTATTGCTCCCATTGGACTTCTTATGTCAGGATATGgttcaaataataaatattcttttttaggTGGTCTACGAGCTGCTGCTCAATCGATTAGTTATGAAATACCATTAACCCTATGTGTATTATCAATAGCTCTACGTGCGATTCGTTGAAACATAAACTTTTCCCTATTCCTTTCTTTCTAGTCGTTATAGAAAAAGAGTTGAAATAAATTGCATAGATATCTTCatttttaattcattatttggatttttgattaatgaattaaattatattaaattatatagttatatgagtgaaagaaaacagctatataatatatatttgcaGTAAAATTATTGAGTCTCGTCTTCGATGTATAAGAAGAATTAAAGAGTTGAGCATAAataaacagaagaagaagaaaccgTTTACCCCAAGATTGGTTGATTAGTCATGTCATCCTAGCTTGAAGCGGGTTCAAAAAAATCAACCCTATTCGGTTTTTACTAACATTTGTTTGCATTACCATAAAGCGGGGGGTTTAGCAAAAATGAGTGGATGGTTAGAAATGCCAAACTACGCAAAGGATTAGTAATAGTGATTATGTAATTTATCCCAAAGGACATTTACacataatataaaaagaatacTAATTGGGGCTTTAAGTTAGTAGAAATGATCAGGCAGTACTCCCCACGATTCCGATCCAGAGTATACTCCTATCCaccaattaaaataaatgactatCGGAAACGAAATAATCCTTTATTTTGTAAGCTCCCCCTTTTTCTTAGAAtccccattttctttttaataaaagaaagaagaataggaatgaaaaaaaaatagaaaaaatagaattacaaaaaaaaagagagatcctttttttattcttttattttattctttctttcctatATACATAGTCATGGAGATAGAATTAGTGTCATAATTCATCAACTAAACTAATAGAATGtctaattatttttcataattgaAAACGACGGGTTATTGATATTTCTACAAGCAATATTTTATTGAAGACTAAAAGTTATTACTTAACAaataagaatttaaattatttattaaatttattaaataaaggATAAGATCGATTCAGAcgtagttttttttatttattattatataacaGACAGAATTTAAGCGGTCTAATTCAGGGCCTTTGCTAGATTTGGAACCTATTTATCCTATAAATATAGCAAGATAAATAATACCGACTCGGTCCTTAGATTTATTTATGGCCCTAGGGGAGCCGTATGAGGTGAAAATCTCATGTACGGTTCTGAAATAGCGATGGTAACAGTGATGTTATCACCTACTATGATTATCTAACAGTTTAAGTACAGTTGATATAGTTGAGGCTCAATCAAAATATGGTTTTTGGGGATGGAATTTGTGGCGTTAACCTATAGGGTTTATCGTTTTTCTAATTTCTTCCCTAGCAGAATGTGAGAGATTACCTTTTGATTTAccagaagcagaagaagaattAGTAGCAGGTTATCAAACCGAATATTCGCGCATcaaatttggtttattttatgTTGCTTCCTATCTAAACCTAttagtttcttcattatttgtAACAGTTCTTTACTTGGGCGGTTGGAATATTTCTATTCCGTACATATTCGTTTCTGatctttttgaaataaataaaacacgCTGGGTCTTTGGAACCACAATTGGTATCTTTATTACATTAGCCAAAACTTATTTGTTCTTGTTCATTTCTATCACAACAAGATGGACTTTACCTAGGCTAAGAATAGACCAACTATTAAATCTTGGATGGAAATTTCTTTTACCTATTTCTCTTGGTAATCTATTATTAACAACTTCTTTCCAACTTCTTTCACTGTAAAGGAATACTATATTCTCAATTTGTGGCTTGTCtcaaacaagagaaagaaacaaacataaaaatattcataGATATTTACAATCTGTTCCCTATGGTAACTGGGGTCATGAATTATGGTCAACAAACAGTACGAGCTGCAAGGTACATTGGTCAAAGTTTCATGATTACCCTATCCCATGCAAATCGCTTACCTGTAACGATTCAATATCCCTATGAAAAATTAATCACATCAGAACGTTTCCGCGGTCGAATACATTTTGAGTTTGATAAATGCATTGCTTGTGAAGTATGTGTTCGTGTATGCCCTATAGATTTACCTGTTGTTGATTGGAAATTTGAAACTAATATTCGAAAGAAACGGTTGCTTAATTACAGTATTGATTTCGGAATCTGTATATTTTGTGGTAACTGTGTTGAGTATTGTCCAACaaattgtttatcaatgacTGAAGAATATGAGCTTTCTACTTATGATCGTCACGaattgaattataatcaaattgcCTTTGGTCGTTTACCAATATCAGTAATTGACGATTATACAATTCGAACAATTTTAAattcacctaaaaaaaaaataagtaaataaaaaaaaagatatataagtAAATCCTTTGATTAAAGATAAAGAGTAATTTCCAATTAGTAAGCTTCCGTTTTGATCGAAATAAATGCcgtttcttttgtttattttgtttagtcACTAACTACAAATTTCAACTATTGATTAGTTGGTTTGTGCTTTAATTTGGATTGAAAATCNNNNNNNNNNNNNNNNNNNNNNNNNNNNNNNNNNNNNNNNNNNNNNNNNNNNNNNNNNNNNNNNNNNNNNNNNNNNNNNNNNNNNNNNNNNNNNNNNNNNAGCCATTATTTTCCTCCCACTGCCTTTTGCTTTTTATCAGGTGCTCAAATATCATTGTGGCTTTTACAGAAAGATAGATCTATCAATTATTGCTACCCCATTATTCTCACCTGTCTTAATCAATGATGCGAGGTGCTACCTTTCCATGTTTTTTCTGAAAGATGtataccttttattttattttattttgtcctAAATATAAGGAATAGAAGTACTTGTTGAATCCTATTCCTGCTTAACGTTCCTATTGGAAACTCTCTCGCGTAGGTGTAAGGCATGAAACTGAGAGTTCTCACAAAAACAGTGTTGAATGAATAAACGAGAGGAGACCTTACATGACATGGTTGAAAGAGTTTAAAGAGGTAAGAGGGAGATTAATAAGGAACCATGTGGTAATAGAAAGGCAATGGatagttacttataaaaaataataataataataaaaaaaaaacaaaagaaaaaagaaaggcaatggatagttacttatcaaaaacaaaagaaaaaaagaaaggcaatGGATAGGTACtagtcaaaaacaaaagaaagaagaaaggcaATGGATAGTTGGACTCGGAGATAAAAAGTACAGTGAGAACAGATCTTGTGCATTAAATTGGAGCATCGGGGTAAGGTTGAACAGCAACACCAACCTCTGTTCTTCCCTCCAATGCCCCCTTGCACAGCGCGTGCAGCCCACACTTTGTCACGGCACGCATGGTTTATGCGCACCAATGCCATTTTTTAGTTTCTTACGGCAGATACTTGGCTTTCCTCTACCTCTTCCTCCGAATCTCCTTAATTAGTTCTTCTTTTAACCGATAGAGACTCCCATATCTAGTTGCAATGTCCTTTTAGCATTCTCTACTAGGTAGCTCCCTTGTCGGACATTGTGGTGTTGCTCCTCTTCAACAACTCCAGTCTAGTCATTATCAGTCCTCCCAGTTGTGGCTTCAACCTCCCTTGCAATTGCAGTATGTGTCTCTTTCAGACATCTTATCCATTGGGCTGCCTAAAACCATTGATTCTGGTGGCCTCTTTCTTGGTTGGACTATGTATCAAAAATTTATTGCACCGGGTAATTTATTTGGCACATTCCTAGATATTGTTAGGTTGTACTTTGCACTGTAATGTTTGTACTAGGATCTTTCTTGGGGCGCTCTGCCTCCTTTCGTATTTTTCTTCACTtgcctacaaaaaaaacaaaaaaaaaaagaatacatcTAAAGAAAGGAACACATCATGTTGCTCCAAAATTAGTTGAAAAATGATCTATAGAAGGCAACGTATTTGAGATGAAAGCTGAGTTTTGGTTGACTTTTGCCCTTCATAATTTAGATGTCATATGGCATGTGTTGGGCAATAAACTCTTACTATTGACATTATGAACTTTGatttaatttaatcattactaTCAACCAAATAAATGATTCAGTAAGAATTTGGCAATAAATTCTCTGTCCAATAAATGTTGGCAACATTTATTATTAAGTTGTTAAGGTGTCATCACCATTGGCATTATGAACTAGGTAAGGAGTCACTTGCCTCGACCTCTAGCGAGGAATCTTTAAAATCAATGATTGGTTTTTCGATATTACTTCAATCTCCAAGTCTTCCTTCAACATCATCATTTCAAAAGGACtaagttaaaatatataagTTTTCTGAGAAGTATTAGGGAGttaaacaaatgaactcaaaattttttttcaaactgatgtgacaagagtttttaaattttttaaaaaatgcaattatctTTCCATtgtctgccacgtcagtttggaaaatttttttggttaatttgtttCTCTCCACTCCTCAagttttcttattcttttctaGGAACTAAAATGCTgaaattaaaaatgtaacatccTTTATCTTAAACCCTAGTTTAACCCCGTACGTTAGCCAAAGGCGATGGACTTAAATGTCCAAACTCGATTAATTGGGCCTAAGATAACTTAATATAATGGATGAAAGACCTATAAATgagtaagaaaaattttaattctaattttatttacCAAGACTTGCATGGTTCAATGGTTTTCCACGTGACATGTATGGCACGAGTTCAAATCTCTACAAGGTTTAAATTACCTAACTTTGTaactgttaaatatattgtgtagagcggaagaaagagagagaagagggagagaaCAGAAGCATATAatagactacattgtattgagtagTGTTAATATGAATGAATATAGacgcctctatttatagagaggctatgagtgatagACAAGTAACCCTACATTAATTAAGGTAGGGAATAAACTAtaataggaaagacaataaaccCTAGAACATACAAGGCAACATATTAAACTAggataatataaaatattctaacatcccttCTTAAACTCAAAGTGCAAGCCTGAgtttaggaaaaagaaaaggaaataaagagttttttttttttttttggtccctGGAGTTGGGTGGCCAGTGGTGGTAGACGGAGGGCGACGGTGGCAGCTGGTTGCTGGGGACAGCTAGGCCCAAAATGTTGTGCTTGAACTTGGATGAGAGCCTTATAGGCTGGATTAAATTGGCCGACGTGTAACCCTAGACTAATTAAGGTAGGGAATAAACCAtaataggaaagacaataaatcctagaataatatataaaatattctaatagtAACAATATCATCGTCTTTTAAggtgattttgttttttgtttttcttaaagaaaacaCCTTCGCCTTTCTTTACCAAATCGGATGcttgtgtgtctatatatatatattttttttttgaaaaatcaatctGATCTTATTCATAGAAAAGTCAAGAGCACAAAAGCTCTTACAATTAAGATCcaagccgaagctaaaagatcaaaatcGAAGCTAAAAGATTATACATCATAGAAGGCAATAACAAACAGATCTTATATTGAAGTCCAAACTATGACGCCAAACATTTGCTAATNNNNNNNNNNNNNNNNNNNNNNNNNNNNNNNNNNNNNNNNNNNNNNNNNNNNNNNNNNNNNNNNNNNNNNNNNNNNNNNNNNNNNNNNNNNNNNNNNNNNGGGGATTTAGTATATTTAAATCAGAAGTACAATTCTTCCTTTTTAAAGTTCACACATGACTGACCGATTGATAAGCtggaaattttgaaattttgcttTCTTCCTTAGGAACCTAGTCCCTTGAatcttggatatatatatatatatatatccaaacaCTTCTACACGTCCATGTCTCTTCCCCTTAGGTCTCTTGCAGACTTTAAAGATAGTAATCCAAGCTCAAGTAGGGCTCTTTCTTGCCTTTTGCAATTATATCTATAAAATTCTAATAGTTTTACAAGTGAAAAAAGTGAGTCAACAGCTCAACAAATAAAGATTAATCGATCGTTCTTTGTGTGTGACGTTAGCCCTTATTTCCTTacactttttctctttcttttgaaAACTGGTTTTCCAGATTAAAGCGTTTTTAAAAGCAGATGCATTGTTTTTCATAAAACTTGTATATCAAATCGTCTTAGTAGAAATGACAATATAAACCTAGCCCGATAATTATTAGTGCATGCCCTGTAATATGCCAAATCTAGATCTGGCAGACTAACCCGTTCAACTCTTTTTGGAAGAGTATAATGGTGGATGCCTAGTGGTCACGAGTCCTTTGGGCTTTACTCGATGGTCCTAACAATACTTAATGGATGCGGACTCTTAGCCCTTAGGTGTGTGTCACTAACGATCTCAGACTACACCAAATCAGGAACTGTGAATACCACCTCCTTGTGATTCCTTGGCAACCGCCAAAAAGGAGGAATATACCTTTGATGCTCGTTCCTATAGTCTTCATGTGAAGACTCTCCCTTTTCTCAAATCTtcttgtgatttttcttttgaatttttttgtctaGAAATTGTAATGTTCCCCCTTGAACAATTTAAGatggctctttttttttttctttttttttttttttttttttgtatttaagaTGGCTCTTGATCGGGCCAAATCAGGGCTAAAAAGATCCATAATGGCCAAAAGTACAAAACTTCACTTGAATCGGCAGATGGCTTGGCAAACCATGTAGCTCTAGTTTGTGACTCGACTACCGAGTTGGGTCATGCGATCGAGTCAGTCCACAGGTCAAACTTCTATGGAAGTTATCACCTTCCATAGAAATGATTTGGTGTGGAGACAACACACTTGTTATGGTATGATCATCCTTACATCATCAAATTCCACCAAGGCAATGCTTTTTAGCTTTAAGAAAACCAAACCAGACGAGGTCAGCTATGGTAATGTTGCATAGACATTTCATAACTATGcccccaaaaaagaagaaaagcataCACCTGTTCAGGTGTTTTGTTGCATATCACAAGAAGATGTTGGCATTATATGACCCCATGaaaagaatgaccaaaaaaattaaattttgattttgccTCATtttgtagagtttttttttttttaaattaaaaattgatctCCAAATATTGACCATCAAGATGAAGAACTGAGAATCAAAGGCGAAGTTGGAGGAAGAGCACGTCTGCTTCTGCTTCTACCCCTGCGGATTGAAGTGCTagaaggagaagatgatgaagaggaagaagagttaGAAGTGACTCTTTTTGAGTCGCTtgtgattttcttcttttcttcttcacatGACTTATCTTCGATTCTGTGATGCCCAACTTTAGTTGAATTTAAAGTCACTGGAAGAACACAATTGCAAAGAAATCCTGCAAACGAAATTCCAACTAATTAGAACAATTTAATCAGTTTTGGCTAAAGAACTGAATTCTGCAAACAAGGAAACCTGTTCAATACAACACATTTAGGTTCAAGCATTTTTACTTGGTGACATGTACTTATATTGTCTCACGCAAATGTGTTTCTAGTTTCTAATGGAGCCACTAAGTTCGAGCACTGTCTTGCAAAGATAataagtgttagaatataaattaaattattaaattcatcttttCCTAACAAGGATTCAAGAAAAATAGTGCATCCAAACAGGGTCTTACCGATTCTAGCAAGCCGATTAACCCAACTTGGGATTGGATTTCCAGTGAGTCTAATGCAAGCATCATTGCAAAAATGGTTGCAGTTTTTGGTAATCAAATTGTATGCGTTCCCTCTGTACTCCCCTGCCAGTTCCTCCTCCATGACTGCTCTCACCTCCCCTGGCCCCATATCAGTTTTTCCAATCAAAATTGTCTTCCTAAATGTAAATCCATCACATTGTTTTGGCTCCCCTTCAAAAATCCCAGTCGTTGGATACTCATGAGCTCCAAATGCATACTCAACACCGTGGACTGAAAGATGTACAAAAAGAATGTTCAAAatgtcccaaaaaaataaaagaaatttctcaTGTTCTGTAGGATTACCCAGAAATTTatagaaaggaaaacaaaagagaagtaaCTTTATCTACCATTTCATATGTTTATCCCAGTGAAGCAGACATTTTTACTGCGTTCCATGGATCCCCACAACACAAAACATCTAGAAGTGCTCAATACTAGAACACATTTTATTCTCTTGCACTTTCTCatcatccaaacaaaaaacataaacttcTCTAACCCGAACGAATCCCTTCCTCAACAGTTGACAAACAACTAAAATGACCCACCAAGCGATCTGAACTCATAAAGCTAACTGAAGTATAGATCTAA
It contains:
- the LOC132188450 gene encoding deSI-like protein At4g17486, coding for MLCRKGSRNNDTGTVPVYLNVYDLTPINGYAYWVGLGVYHSGVQVHGVEYAFGAHEYPTTGIFEGEPKQCDGFTFRKTILIGKTDMGPGEVRAVMEEELAGEYRGNAYNLITKNCNHFCNDACIRLTGNPIPSWVNRLARIGFLCNCVLPVTLNSTKVGHHRIEDKSCEEEKKKITSDSKRVTSNSSSSSSSSPSSTSIRRGRSRSRRALPPTSPLILSSSS